The following are from one region of the Kiloniellales bacterium genome:
- a CDS encoding NUDIX domain-containing protein, with protein sequence MNADDVRVLACETVYQGYFRVDRYRLRHRRHDGGWTQELTREVFERGHAVGVLPYDPDRDEVVLIEQFRVGAHAAGWAPWQLEVVAGIIDEGETAEEVARRESREEAGLTLLDLAPMTDFLVSQGAVSETVRLFCGRVDATGAGGIHGLEHEGEDIKVLVVPFAELPALLAANKVTNATGLIALQWLLLNRDALRARWSV encoded by the coding sequence ATGAACGCCGACGACGTGCGGGTCCTGGCCTGCGAGACCGTCTACCAGGGCTATTTCCGGGTCGACCGCTACCGCCTGCGGCACCGGCGCCACGACGGCGGCTGGACCCAGGAGCTGACCCGCGAGGTCTTCGAGCGCGGCCATGCAGTCGGTGTCCTGCCCTACGACCCGGACCGCGACGAAGTGGTGCTGATCGAGCAGTTCCGGGTCGGCGCCCACGCCGCCGGCTGGGCGCCCTGGCAGCTCGAGGTCGTCGCCGGAATCATCGACGAAGGCGAGACGGCCGAGGAGGTCGCCCGGCGCGAGAGCCGGGAGGAGGCCGGGCTGACCCTGCTCGACCTGGCACCGATGACCGACTTCCTGGTCAGCCAGGGCGCGGTGTCGGAAACCGTGCGGCTGTTCTGCGGCCGGGTCGACGCGACCGGCGCCGGCGGCATCCACGGCCTGGAGCACGAGGGCGAGGACATCAAGGTCCTGGTCGTTCCCTTCGCCGAGCTGCCCGCCCTGCTGGCGGCCAACAAGGTGACCAACGCCACCGGCCTGATCGCCCTGCAGTGGCTGCTGCTGAACCGCGACGCGCTGCGCGCCCGCTGGTCCGTGTGA
- a CDS encoding ABC transporter ATP-binding protein, with amino-acid sequence MTGNGVDYDGPILECRGLCISYFTRAGEIPAVIDFDLTLEKGGSVGLVGESGCGKSTVAMAIMRYLGKNGGIVGGEVLYKGRNMADFSEEELRQLRGNEISMVYQEPMASLNPSLTLGRQLMEVPLCHEQVTEKEAYDRAAKMLADVKLPDPQRVMAAYPHQISGGQQQRVVIAMALLSNPTLLLLDEPTTALDVTVEAGIIELIGEIAERFHTSMIYISHNLGLILETCDRVNVMYSGQVVEEGTVGEVFDEMRHPYTKGLFSAIPLPGADKTARPLVPIRGQLPLPHERPSGCYFGPRCDFFAERRCDQGLIQMEGVSGAEGHRVRCLRWQEIDWAAYRPEGLSGEEMAPGQPVLKIENMKKYYEITDNSIAAIIRGERVKYVKANEDISFDARECETVAIVGESGCGKSTFAKVLMGLETATEGEVIYRNHDVAQEPVQNRTPEQIGDVQMVFQNPFDTLNPSHSVGSQLARVIKKFGAETEPSRIKQRVLELLDLVKLPRDFAKRRPRQLSGGQKQRVGIARAFAGNPAMVVADEPVSALDVSVQAAVTGLLMDIQRSYRTTLLFISHDLSLVRYLSDRVVVMYLGHIVEQGRTDEVFSPPYHPYTEALLSAVPIADTSIQRKRIILEGALPSVLDPPSGCPFHTRCHRKIGSICETQDPPVVDLGEGHRIACHIPREELEKMEPVIVLAGDDRADASAAPENSPAAE; translated from the coding sequence ATGACCGGCAATGGCGTGGACTACGACGGCCCGATCCTAGAGTGCCGCGGCCTCTGCATCTCCTATTTCACGCGGGCGGGGGAGATCCCGGCGGTCATCGACTTCGACCTGACCCTCGAGAAGGGCGGCAGCGTCGGCCTGGTCGGCGAGTCCGGCTGCGGCAAGTCGACGGTCGCCATGGCGATCATGCGCTACCTGGGCAAGAACGGCGGCATCGTCGGCGGCGAGGTGCTCTACAAGGGCCGCAACATGGCCGACTTCAGCGAGGAGGAGTTGCGCCAACTGCGCGGCAACGAGATCTCCATGGTCTACCAGGAGCCCATGGCCTCGCTGAACCCCAGCCTGACCCTGGGCAGGCAGCTGATGGAAGTGCCGCTCTGCCACGAGCAGGTGACCGAGAAGGAGGCCTACGACCGCGCCGCCAAGATGCTGGCCGACGTCAAGCTGCCCGACCCGCAGCGGGTCATGGCCGCCTATCCGCACCAGATCTCGGGCGGCCAGCAGCAGCGCGTGGTGATCGCCATGGCGCTGCTCTCCAACCCGACCCTGCTGCTGCTGGACGAGCCGACCACGGCGCTGGACGTCACCGTCGAGGCCGGCATCATCGAGCTGATCGGCGAGATCGCCGAGCGCTTCCACACCTCGATGATCTACATCTCCCACAACCTGGGCCTGATCCTGGAGACCTGCGACCGGGTCAACGTGATGTACTCCGGCCAGGTGGTGGAAGAGGGCACGGTCGGCGAAGTCTTCGATGAGATGCGCCACCCCTACACCAAGGGTCTGTTCAGCGCGATCCCTCTGCCCGGGGCCGACAAGACCGCGCGGCCCTTGGTGCCGATCCGCGGCCAGCTGCCGCTGCCGCACGAACGGCCGAGCGGCTGCTACTTCGGCCCGCGCTGCGATTTCTTCGCCGAGCGCCGCTGCGACCAGGGCCTGATCCAAATGGAGGGCGTCTCCGGCGCGGAGGGCCACCGGGTGCGCTGCCTGCGCTGGCAGGAGATCGACTGGGCGGCCTATCGCCCCGAGGGCCTGAGCGGCGAGGAGATGGCGCCGGGCCAGCCGGTCCTCAAGATCGAGAACATGAAGAAGTACTACGAGATCACCGACAACTCGATCGCGGCGATCATCAGGGGCGAGCGGGTCAAGTACGTCAAGGCGAACGAAGACATATCCTTCGACGCCCGGGAGTGCGAGACCGTGGCCATCGTCGGCGAGTCCGGCTGCGGCAAGTCGACCTTCGCCAAAGTCCTGATGGGCCTGGAGACCGCGACCGAAGGCGAAGTGATCTACCGCAACCACGACGTCGCACAGGAGCCGGTCCAGAACCGTACGCCGGAGCAGATCGGCGACGTCCAGATGGTCTTCCAGAACCCCTTCGACACCCTGAACCCCAGCCACTCGGTGGGCAGCCAACTCGCCCGGGTGATCAAGAAGTTCGGCGCCGAGACGGAGCCGTCAAGGATCAAGCAGCGGGTGCTGGAACTGCTCGACCTAGTCAAGCTGCCGCGCGATTTCGCCAAGCGCCGGCCGCGCCAGCTCTCGGGCGGCCAGAAGCAGCGCGTCGGGATCGCCCGGGCCTTCGCCGGCAACCCCGCCATGGTGGTGGCGGACGAGCCGGTCTCAGCCCTGGACGTCTCGGTGCAGGCGGCCGTGACCGGCCTGCTGATGGACATCCAGCGCAGCTACCGCACCACCCTGCTGTTCATCAGCCATGACTTGAGCTTGGTCCGCTATCTATCTGATCGCGTTGTGGTCATGTACCTCGGCCACATTGTCGAGCAGGGCAGGACCGACGAGGTCTTCTCGCCGCCCTATCATCCCTACACCGAGGCCCTGCTGTCGGCGGTGCCGATCGCCGACACCTCGATCCAGCGCAAGCGGATCATACTGGAAGGCGCCCTGCCCAGCGTGCTCGATCCGCCCTCGGGCTGTCCTTTCCACACCCGCTGCCACCGCAAGATCGGCTCGATCTGCGAGACCCAGGATCCGCCTGTGGTGGACCTGGGCGAGGGGCACCGGATCGCCTGCCACATTCCGCGCGAGGAACTGGAGAAGATGGAGCCGGTCATCGTGCTGGCGGGCGACGACAGGGCCGACGCCTCTGCGGCGCCGGAAAACAGCCCGGCTGCCGAATGA
- a CDS encoding ABC transporter permease, which produces MLIFIMRRIGSMVLTMVVVSILLFLLLELQPGNVATKVLGPYSSQEQREIWLEKNGYNDPLYERYFRWLGNAVVGNFGESIKYKTEVSEVLWPRLGNTAILGAATMAVVIPLALVLGVLAGMREGSRTDRNISVLSIITTSVPEFASAPMLQALFVFYLAWLPGTSSMIGGFNPVELILPVMVLVLYDFGYVTRMTRASMAEVMTTHYIRTAVLKGLPYKMVIVKHALRNALIAPFTVIMLQINWLLSGVIVVEFFFAYKGFGFLILDASLNKDIFLIEACAMVAVFVAVATQAIADIGYTYLNPRIRFS; this is translated from the coding sequence ATGCTCATCTTCATCATGCGCCGAATAGGCTCGATGGTGCTGACCATGGTGGTCGTCTCCATCCTGCTTTTTCTTTTGCTCGAGCTTCAGCCGGGGAACGTGGCGACCAAGGTCCTGGGGCCTTATTCCTCGCAAGAGCAACGCGAGATCTGGCTGGAGAAGAACGGCTACAACGATCCCCTTTACGAGCGTTATTTCCGCTGGCTGGGCAATGCGGTGGTCGGCAACTTCGGTGAGTCGATCAAGTACAAGACCGAGGTCAGCGAGGTGCTCTGGCCGCGGCTGGGCAACACCGCGATCCTCGGCGCCGCGACCATGGCGGTGGTGATCCCCTTGGCCCTGGTATTGGGCGTGCTGGCCGGGATGCGGGAGGGATCGAGGACGGACCGGAACATATCGGTCCTCTCGATCATAACGACCTCGGTGCCCGAGTTCGCCAGCGCGCCGATGCTCCAGGCGCTCTTCGTCTTCTATCTGGCCTGGCTTCCGGGTACGAGCTCGATGATCGGCGGCTTCAATCCGGTCGAGCTGATCCTCCCGGTCATGGTCCTGGTGCTCTACGACTTCGGCTACGTGACCCGCATGACCCGGGCCTCGATGGCTGAGGTCATGACCACCCACTACATCCGCACCGCGGTTCTCAAGGGCCTGCCCTACAAGATGGTGATCGTGAAGCATGCCCTTCGCAACGCGCTGATCGCGCCCTTCACGGTGATCATGCTGCAGATCAACTGGCTGCTGTCCGGTGTGATCGTGGTGGAGTTCTTCTTCGCCTACAAAGGCTTCGGGTTCCTGATCCTGGATGCCTCGCTCAACAAGGACATCTTCCTGATCGAGGCCTGCGCCATGGTCGCCGTCTTCGTCGCGGTCGCGACCCAGGCCATCGCCGACATCGGCTACACCTATCTCAACCCCCGAATCCGGTTCAGCTGA
- a CDS encoding PilZ domain-containing protein has translation MKLVQVAERRHCLRFDLECATCVTALAGGRAYECQVAEISLEGLRLRFAGEPPDAERIVIRHPTAGELCALRVWRAGNDLGLAFESSERELEHLLQCISLILNPEDRRFAWSA, from the coding sequence ATGAAGCTTGTCCAGGTCGCCGAACGGCGGCACTGCCTTCGTTTCGATCTCGAATGTGCGACCTGCGTGACCGCCCTGGCCGGTGGTCGCGCTTACGAATGCCAGGTTGCCGAAATCTCGCTTGAGGGCCTGAGGCTTCGCTTTGCCGGCGAGCCGCCCGACGCGGAGCGCATCGTCATTCGCCACCCGACAGCCGGCGAGCTCTGCGCGCTTCGGGTCTGGCGGGCCGGAAACGATCTCGGCCTTGCCTTCGAAAGCTCCGAGCGCGAGTTGGAGCACCTGCTGCAGTGCATCAGCCTGATCCTGAATCCGGAGGATCGGCGCTTCGCCTGGAGCGCCTGA
- a CDS encoding ABC transporter substrate-binding protein — protein sequence MTKDLKDETGKRIHPYVPELCEQLRKGEVDRREFLRTVCLLGVSAGAAYGMAGQILGEGSPVRSALAEQPKQGGTLKFGMQVQEMTDTATFDWVEKSDIARHIVEYLTITGPDNITRPYLAESWEASDDLKTWTFKLRQDVKWSNGDDFTADDVVFNVQRWLDPETGSSNIGLFASMVEDIDSGKKDDQGNPVMTKKMMDGAVEKVDDHTVAFRMRKPELSIPENFYNYPTAILHRRFSEEGGDLSKNPVGTGAFELASHAVGQQAVLKRREGYWGDAPYLDEIQYVDLGEDRSAWLAALASRQVNGIYQFDVNQLDVAEQIPGVVVSTAVTAQTAVARMQMDKTPFDNKKLRQAIQACVDHDAILQIAYRGKGAPGEDHHVAPIHPEYAELPRLKQDYDKAKQLLKEAGHEGGITLPIDVGNTSGNWELDAMQAFKQQCAPAGINIELNVMPSSQYWDIWDKTPFGFTSWTHRPLGVMVLNLGYRSGVPWNEAHYNNPEFDKALDEASATLDVNERRKVMVKVQQILQDDAVIIQPLWRGVFSAVTENVRGYQTHPTLYHQFNKVWLA from the coding sequence ATGACGAAAGACCTGAAGGACGAGACCGGGAAGCGAATTCATCCCTACGTCCCCGAGCTCTGCGAACAGCTTCGCAAGGGCGAAGTCGACCGCCGCGAGTTCCTGCGCACGGTCTGCCTGCTCGGCGTCTCGGCCGGCGCCGCCTACGGCATGGCCGGCCAGATCCTGGGCGAGGGCAGCCCCGTCCGCAGCGCTCTGGCCGAGCAGCCGAAGCAGGGCGGGACCCTGAAGTTCGGCATGCAGGTCCAGGAGATGACCGACACCGCGACCTTCGACTGGGTCGAGAAGTCGGACATCGCCCGGCACATCGTTGAATACCTGACCATCACCGGGCCGGACAACATCACGCGCCCCTACCTGGCGGAGAGCTGGGAGGCTTCGGACGACCTCAAGACCTGGACCTTCAAGCTGCGCCAGGACGTCAAGTGGTCGAACGGCGACGACTTCACTGCCGATGACGTGGTCTTCAACGTCCAGCGCTGGCTCGACCCGGAGACTGGCTCCTCCAACATCGGCCTCTTCGCCTCGATGGTCGAGGACATCGACTCCGGCAAGAAGGACGATCAGGGCAACCCGGTCATGACCAAGAAGATGATGGACGGGGCCGTCGAGAAGGTCGACGACCACACCGTCGCCTTCCGGATGCGCAAGCCGGAGCTTTCGATCCCCGAGAATTTCTACAACTATCCGACCGCGATCCTGCACCGGCGCTTCTCCGAGGAAGGCGGCGACCTCTCCAAGAATCCGGTCGGCACCGGCGCCTTCGAGCTGGCCTCGCACGCGGTCGGTCAGCAGGCCGTGCTCAAGCGGCGCGAGGGCTACTGGGGCGACGCGCCCTATCTGGACGAGATCCAGTACGTCGACCTCGGTGAGGATCGCTCGGCCTGGCTGGCGGCCCTGGCCTCCAGGCAGGTCAACGGCATCTACCAGTTCGACGTCAACCAGCTCGACGTCGCGGAGCAGATCCCGGGCGTGGTCGTCTCCACGGCGGTGACTGCGCAGACGGCGGTGGCGCGCATGCAGATGGACAAGACGCCCTTCGACAACAAGAAGCTGCGCCAGGCGATCCAGGCCTGCGTCGATCACGACGCGATCCTGCAGATCGCCTATCGCGGCAAGGGCGCGCCCGGCGAGGATCACCACGTCGCGCCGATCCATCCGGAGTACGCGGAGTTGCCGCGGCTCAAGCAGGACTACGACAAGGCCAAGCAGCTCCTGAAGGAGGCCGGCCACGAGGGCGGCATCACCCTGCCGATCGACGTCGGCAACACCAGCGGCAACTGGGAACTCGACGCCATGCAGGCCTTCAAGCAGCAATGCGCACCGGCCGGCATCAACATCGAGCTGAACGTCATGCCCAGTTCCCAGTACTGGGACATCTGGGACAAGACGCCCTTCGGCTTCACCTCCTGGACCCATCGCCCGCTGGGCGTGATGGTCCTGAACCTGGGCTACCGCTCGGGCGTGCCCTGGAACGAGGCGCACTACAACAACCCCGAGTTCGACAAGGCCCTCGACGAGGCCAGCGCGACCTTGGACGTCAACGAGCGCCGTAAGGTCATGGTCAAGGTCCAGCAGATCCTGCAGGACGACGCCGTGATCATCCAGCCGCTGTGGCGCGGCGTGTTCTCGGCGGTGACCGAGAACGTCCGGGGCTATCAGACCCACCCGACCCTCTACCACCAGTTCAACAAGGTCTGGCTGGCCTAG
- a CDS encoding bifunctional alpha/beta hydrolase/OsmC family protein has translation MAGGSEKVTFAGAQGDQLAARLDLPEGEPKAYALFAHCFTCTKDIFAASRIAAALAAQGIGVLRFDFTGLGHSEGEFANTNFSSNVADLIEAADFLRETRQAPKIIVGHSLGGAAVLAAAPRIPEAVAVVTIGAPSAPAHVQHLFHGALEQIEAEGEAEVEIAGRPFRVKRQFLEDISQQRLSEALGRLKKALLVFHAPRDQTVGIENAGEIFAAAKHPKSFISLDDADHLLSRKADAVYVAEVLSAWAGRYLDGAAPAASLAPEPPAAEGAVVVSETGEGPFAQRIAAGRHVLRADEPPAVGGRNSGPTPYDLLLAALGACTSMTLRMYAGRKKWPLEKVSVALRHEKIHAQDCADCETKEGRVDRIEREIAITGPLDAEQRQRLLEIADRCPVHRTLESEVKVVTALAAEPPA, from the coding sequence ATGGCCGGAGGCAGCGAGAAGGTGACCTTTGCCGGCGCTCAGGGCGACCAGCTCGCGGCGCGGCTGGACCTGCCGGAGGGCGAACCCAAGGCCTACGCGCTCTTTGCCCACTGCTTCACCTGCACCAAGGACATCTTCGCGGCTTCACGGATCGCCGCGGCCCTGGCCGCACAAGGCATCGGCGTCCTGCGCTTCGACTTCACCGGGCTCGGCCACAGCGAGGGCGAGTTCGCCAACACCAACTTCTCCTCCAACGTCGCCGACCTGATCGAGGCGGCGGACTTTTTGAGGGAGACCCGCCAGGCGCCGAAGATCATCGTCGGCCACAGCCTGGGCGGGGCCGCGGTCCTGGCCGCCGCGCCGCGGATCCCCGAGGCGGTGGCCGTGGTGACCATCGGCGCGCCCTCGGCCCCGGCCCACGTCCAGCACCTCTTTCACGGCGCCCTCGAGCAGATCGAGGCCGAAGGCGAGGCCGAGGTCGAGATCGCCGGCCGGCCCTTCCGCGTCAAGCGGCAGTTCCTGGAGGACATCTCGCAGCAGCGGCTCTCCGAGGCGCTGGGCAGGCTGAAGAAGGCCTTGCTGGTGTTCCACGCGCCGCGCGACCAGACCGTCGGCATCGAGAACGCTGGCGAGATCTTCGCCGCCGCCAAGCATCCCAAGAGCTTCATCTCGCTGGACGATGCCGACCATCTGCTGAGCCGCAAGGCGGACGCGGTCTACGTCGCCGAGGTGCTCTCGGCCTGGGCCGGCCGCTACCTTGACGGCGCGGCCCCCGCGGCGTCCCTGGCGCCGGAGCCCCCGGCCGCCGAGGGCGCGGTGGTGGTGAGCGAGACCGGGGAGGGGCCTTTCGCCCAGCGAATCGCCGCCGGCCGGCACGTCCTGCGCGCCGACGAGCCGCCCGCAGTCGGCGGCAGGAACAGCGGCCCGACCCCCTACGACCTGCTGCTGGCCGCGCTCGGGGCCTGCACCTCGATGACCCTGCGCATGTACGCCGGGCGCAAGAAATGGCCGCTGGAGAAGGTCTCGGTCGCCCTTCGCCACGAAAAGATCCACGCCCAGGATTGCGCCGACTGCGAGACGAAGGAGGGCCGGGTCGACCGGATCGAGCGCGAAATCGCCATCACCGGGCCGCTCGATGCCGAGCAGCGCCAGCGCCTGCTGGAGATCGCCGACAGGTGCCCGGTCCACCGGACCCTGGAAAGCGAGGTCAAGGTCGTCACCGCCCTGGCGGCCGAGCCCCCGGCCTAG
- a CDS encoding ABC transporter permease: protein MADQTIDALRGEPILLRMLKAVALLRESYVGMIGAGLVLFWVLVAVFAPLLAPFDPLATLQPFAKPGDPYALAPGKLFNGQAVEEICTLIEEGKNQGKYGCATFLLGTDQVGRDILSRIIFGTQRVLLFAPLATICAYAVGIPMGLAAGYLRGKTDSILSFISNVILSFPVLVLYVIIIATIGASGTNIVIAVTFASAPGIMRIVRGLVLDLRNREYVFAAQTRGESVWRIMFVEILPNARGPLIVDSCLRLGYTIITIGVLGFLGLGLPPPNPDWGGMINETRQMAMVAPHMAVFPCVAISSLVLGFNLLADGLREISLRD from the coding sequence GTGGCGGATCAAACCATCGACGCCCTGCGAGGCGAGCCCATTCTTCTCCGGATGCTGAAGGCCGTCGCCCTGCTACGGGAGAGCTACGTCGGGATGATCGGCGCCGGCCTGGTGCTGTTCTGGGTGCTGGTCGCAGTCTTCGCGCCCTTGCTGGCACCCTTCGATCCCCTGGCGACCTTGCAGCCCTTCGCCAAGCCGGGCGACCCCTATGCGCTCGCCCCCGGCAAGCTGTTCAACGGCCAGGCAGTCGAGGAGATCTGCACCCTGATCGAGGAGGGCAAGAACCAGGGCAAGTACGGCTGCGCCACCTTCTTGCTCGGCACCGACCAGGTCGGCCGCGACATCCTGAGCCGCATCATCTTCGGCACGCAGCGGGTTCTGCTCTTCGCGCCCTTGGCAACCATCTGCGCCTACGCCGTGGGCATTCCCATGGGGCTGGCCGCCGGCTACCTGCGCGGCAAGACCGACTCGATCCTGTCCTTCATCTCCAACGTGATCCTGTCCTTCCCGGTCCTGGTGCTCTATGTCATCATCATCGCGACGATCGGCGCCTCGGGCACCAACATCGTGATCGCGGTTACCTTCGCCTCCGCGCCCGGGATTATGCGCATCGTGCGCGGGCTGGTCCTGGACCTGCGCAACCGCGAATACGTCTTCGCCGCCCAGACCCGGGGCGAGAGCGTGTGGCGGATCATGTTCGTCGAGATCCTGCCCAACGCCCGCGGCCCCTTGATCGTCGATTCCTGCCTCCGGCTGGGCTACACGATCATCACTATCGGCGTGCTCGGCTTCCTCGGCCTGGGCCTGCCGCCGCCAAACCCGGACTGGGGCGGCATGATCAACGAGACCCGCCAGATGGCGATGGTCGCGCCGCATATGGCGGTCTTCCCCTGCGTCGCGATCTCGTCGCTCGTGCTGGGCTTCAACCTGCTGGCCGACGGCCTGCGTGAAATCTCGCTCAGGGATTGA